Sequence from the Natronomonas marina genome:
CCGTCGTCGCCACCGGCGTCCCCCAGGGGTCGTAAACCGTCGAGCGGCCGACCAGCGCCGCGTCCTCGAAGGTCGCCGAGCCGTTGACGGCGCCGACGTACAGGAGGTTCTCGACCGCGCGAGCCCGGGGCAGGAGCTTCCAGTGCTCGACGCGGGGGTACGGCCACGCGCTCGGCACCAAGACGAGCGTCGCGCCGGCGTCGAGGAGACGACGGTACAGCGCCGGAAACCGGAGGTCGTAGCAGGTCGTCACGCCGACGGTGTGGCCGCCCACCTCGGCGGTCGGGACGGTCTCGCCGGGAACGAGCATCTCGGCCTCCGCCGAATCGTAACCGAAGAGGTGGTGCTTCCGGTAGACGAGTCGGCGGTCGCCGTCGGCGTCGAAGAGGACGGCGGTGTTGGCCAGTCCCTCCGTCTCCGGGACCGACTCGCCGGCGGCCGCCGATGCTTCGAGGTCCTCGACGACGGTGCCGGCCAGGACCGCGACGTCGTTCGCCACGGCGGTCTCGCGTATCCGCTCGTGGGTCGGCCCGCCGAGCGGTTCGGCGTTGCGGGCGTAGGCATCGAATGCGAAGTAGCCGACGTTGAATATCTCCGGCAGCGCGACGCAGTCGGCGCTGTCGGCGGCCGCTCGCTCGATGGCCGAGACGGCCCGGTCGACGTTGCGCTCGAGAGACCCCGCCCGAACCTCCTGTTGGGCCAGGGCGAGTCTCACGACTCGATGTCCTCCCGGACCGCGGCCTCGAGGTTGGCGAGTTCGCCGTCGAGCTTCCGTTTGAAGTACGTCTCGACGCCGGGGAGACGGCCGTCGACGACGAACCGGTTGGTTAGCCGGGTCCCCTCGGCGGTCGGTTCGAGGGTGTGCTCGCCCTGGACGTTCATCGCCCGCGAGCGGCCGACGAACTTGACGTGTCGCGGCTCGTCGACCTCGACGTCCTCCGTCTCGATGGCGATGGTCCGGTCGACCCGGGGGACGGGAAGTTCAACGTGCCAGACGGCGGTCCGCTCGCCGGTCGTCTCGAAGTCGACGACGACGCTTATCGGGCGGGCGCGTTTCTCGGGGTCGGCGATGAACGCCCAGACCTCCTCCGGCGGGGCGGGAAGCTCGAACACCCGCTCGACGCGAACGGTCATTGCCGGTGAGTGGGGAGCGGGGAGTAAAAGGCCAGCCTTTGCGGCTACTCGGGCGTGACTCGCCACGTCGTCGAGCGGGCCCGGGACCACTTCTCGATGTCGACGTCCTCGGAGTGTTCGTCGAGACGAGGGAGACGGGAGCCGACCTGTTTCGCGGTCAGGCCGATGGCCTCGGCGATTCCCTTCGACCGGAAGTACCGCTTGCCCCCCGCCGCACGGTTCCGCAGGTACGAGAGAATCCGTTCGTCCTCCTCGCTCAGTTCGCTCATGCTATTCCGTTGGAACGCGAGCGGCTTAAGCCCCTTCCTTCAGGAATAGACGTGGTAGGC
This genomic interval carries:
- a CDS encoding nitrilase-related carbon-nitrogen hydrolase, whose translation is MRLALAQQEVRAGSLERNVDRAVSAIERAAADSADCVALPEIFNVGYFAFDAYARNAEPLGGPTHERIRETAVANDVAVLAGTVVEDLEASAAAGESVPETEGLANTAVLFDADGDRRLVYRKHHLFGYDSAEAEMLVPGETVPTAEVGGHTVGVTTCYDLRFPALYRRLLDAGATLVLVPSAWPYPRVEHWKLLPRARAVENLLYVGAVNGSATFEDAALVGRSTVYDPWGTPVATTDDAPGVVTADCDPGRVEAVREEFPALDDRR
- a CDS encoding CoxG family protein translates to MTVRVERVFELPAPPEEVWAFIADPEKRARPISVVVDFETTGERTAVWHVELPVPRVDRTIAIETEDVEVDEPRHVKFVGRSRAMNVQGEHTLEPTAEGTRLTNRFVVDGRLPGVETYFKRKLDGELANLEAAVREDIES
- a CDS encoding DUF7123 family protein, encoding MSELSEEDERILSYLRNRAAGGKRYFRSKGIAEAIGLTAKQVGSRLPRLDEHSEDVDIEKWSRARSTTWRVTPE